AAAAAAGgggctacagtactgtattaaTGGATTTGGTAATGACAAAGTGGAGAAAATATTGCAACAAATATAAAGTAAAATGTATGTCTTAGTACTGCATGTATTAAAATAATTGCATAGGTTACATACAAAAGTGCTGCTTTATGTAGATGTATAAAATACTTTACTAAATAGATCAGTTCTGTGCTCACCTTCATGTAACACACTCCAAATAATATTTATAACAAAGCATGCTCATAACATACTGGCGTACAGCTGGTCTGATTACAGTAACGTACAACTATATTCAATAAGAACCACATTTGGTTGCTGGTTTTTGAAAATGAGGTCATCAAAATATACTTAAACAAAAACTATGATTTCATCCTAACCAAATAGCTGAATGAAAATGGGAAAAAAACATCCTTGTAAGAAGTTCTCTGCATGCAGCATTAAAATTCCATTTAGGATTTATACGCCTCACTCGACCACAGAGGACGGCAGCGATTGTTTGGACTTCTGACAACAGATTGCCACATAGGTACTGGATGAGTAACATCATGAGGTCCTTGGCCAACGCGGTCTTTAAGGCATACTCCACTATATACAATTACACACCAGAGCTTTTGCCCTCCTCCACACCACATGGGAGAGCTCTACTCTGCTGGTTCAGGCTTGTTCTTCTTATTCAGGACTCTGAGGAGGCGGTCAGACATCAGGTAGGGTCTCTCCGCACTGCCATCGTTCCTCTCCAGGTCCTCCACTGAAGAATCAAGGAAAACATCATGAGACAAAAATATGAAATGATTTCAAAAGGAAAAACTTGAACATCGTTGCAGGGGCCAGATAAGAACCAATTTGTGATGGATTTGCAAAGATTAAAAGATTACGCCAAGTTAAATGACTATAAGCACTTCTGTTTAACATGTCATCCTACAAAACATATAATTGGCCTGCTTTTGACCGAAATTGGTAAAGCTTGCCTAGTCAAACCCAAAAGGAAGTTAGTTACCTTAGCTTGTTCCCCATCAACACAATGCAGAAAGAGAATGAGGAGGAAAGACAAATAACAGAAAGACTGGCAGCTTTAATCACTAGCAGACATACTACCAACATGCACAATagcacaagaaagagagagaaaagagatacTGCATTCAGTTAATGCTCATAGATCCTAGGAGTCCGTCTCCAGGGCAGTGCATCAAACAGACCTTGCTGACAGGCAAATATTTCAAGGCAGAGGGATCTGATTGCATTGCTTTACAGAACAAAAATGGAGCCACTTCCCTCACAAGCAGAACTAAGAAATACATTTCAGTATATACAAAACTACATATGGCTTTTATAGATCATTGAAAATATCAACATTTTAATAACGCACTGATAGCAGTAATACTAACGATGGTAGCATTGCAGAGATCTTTGAATGCTTTAACTGTAAACAATGTGATATCTGTAGGAGGTTCAATACATCAGACCAAAACGGATAGTTAGTCAATTAGGCACATTATTTCCTATGGCCGAGAGTGTTTCCCTTCTAGCAACAATGTCAGAACTGCAACATGTTCACTAAAACATCAGCGGAATTCATAGCATTGTTTATGGTTCGGTCTCTTTTTTCCAAGTCAATGAAACAACTATCATTTGCCAACTCCAACCATTAAgagcacaatacacacacacacacacacacacacacacacgtttctatAGGGAGAAGGAAAGACACTGGTCAAGCAGTTGACTTGTCCAAATTCAGGCTTTGATGTCGATCTACCAATCATGAACAGTAGCATGCCCATTTCTACAAGACAGATCTGCAGGTGGAGATTTCGTCCACAGTGTCTTTGCTATGACTACTAGTAAACGTCCTCGTCTTTCTCCTGCATCGGAGGCTGCTATTGTTTCAGCTGGACATCTTGGTCGTCTGGCTGATGTAGCGAGGACTGGGTTGGCTCCTCTGTCACCTCCACAGCCTTGTTCTCTGACAGAATGTCATGGAGCGAAGCTGACATGTAATACGGTCTTGCCAGAGAGCCATCATTTCTCTCCAGGTCTTCGcctatgtgggtgtgtgtgggtgggtgtgtgtgggtgggtgggtgtgttaaATGGGGTCAAGGGATGGTTGATTGGAAAACAGGATGATGAAGGTGAAGGGTGGCATTAGTAAGGGAGATAGAGGAAAACAATATGAAttgagaagggagagaaagagaaagtcagTCAAAATTCCCAGCAAAAGCACgcatttgcattttaaatgaatAGATCAACACCTAAACTTCCCCATTGTCTGCAACCAGCAAGTTAACACTAGTCCTAGATAGCTGGGTTAGGATCAATAACTTAGCAATAAAGCATTATGAAGAATACCAGAATATCATCATGCAATTCATAATTAGTGGCAGCCCAACACCATTAGCAGTGACAGAGGTCAtgaagaaagggagaggaggtcACCGTTTCAGGACAACATGAACTTTAGACACATTGGGACATCTTGACTTCAAAACTTGCCATTTAGTAAAGCTTTGAGATGTAAAAAAAGTTGCCAACACAAGGCAGCCATTTCCTGAGTATACTGTGTACACCATAATCCTTTACCTTCTCACCTACTGGTACCTTGTGTTTGTGGGGGAATGACAATGCAAGAGGGGGATGGTTCTACTGTTACTCACAGAAGCAGAGGAAGAGTGTGTCCACACACATGGCATACACGCTGAAGAAGCCGTGGGCAATAAGGTAGGAACCAACCACCACCGTCTGAGGAGAGAAACACACTCCAACCATTACTTTACACAACACCGTAGGTTACACTCAGCTACATTTAAAGCATAGATTAAACTACATGTCTTTGTACATAACCCACCAGACCCGGAGCATGGCTATGCTACTCACCAGGATGGGAACCCAGTAGTAGTGGAGGTTGGGGGCTGTGTTCTCAAAGGCCTTCACCCtcccagagaagaagaagaacgcAAAGATTCCTGGGAAACAGGACGGAAGAGTTCTCATCCAATAGCACAACTGGTGGTCAACAGTGAAACGTAATAAAACTAAATACAATCATTAGAAGACTGGCCCTACTGAGTCTTATTGTTCATCATGTTTCCTGTAGAAACAGCCTCACTTACCCACAAGCCCCACGATGAGGAGTTTGCCCAGGAACAACAGGAAGTCTGTCACCTTGTCCAAGACGGCTACCCTGCAAGGTCAAACAGTGATACGTTGTGATGGATCATAGTCCATTTTGTAAAGTTCATTAAGTCAACACAAACATTAAGAGACAGCACACTCACTCACCTGATCATGTTCCTCATAAGGAGGAAGAAGGCATCTTTGGCAGACGTGCAGAAGTTCTTGCCATATATCGCCACCTAGAGGCAGCAGACTCAAATTCATAATCAAGCATAAACCAAACATTTTCCCACAGTTAACATTTACAGATGATCAAGGTGACAAAGCTCCTCTGCAATGAATTATATCCAATATGACATGCATTTAACTGGGTGACATTGGGCATAGCAGGTGCACACAAACAGGTAGTACACGCACCATAATATAGGCATTTCTGTTGATGAACTTGATGAATTTCTCCAAGCACCAGAAGCAGCACTTGAGACAGCACAGTAGGAACTTCGTGCACTTATTTTGGGTTCCTTCATGGGAGAATAACACACAGTAGGGCAGAACCAATCAGAGCCAACACAAGTACTAAAAAACCCAACATTCATACACAGCTAGTGTGAAGTAGGATGAGAGCATACAATGACAGCTGTGTTAATATCAACATACCGTAGTACTGCTAATACAGGATCTATGGCTCACCTTGGAGCTTGTGGTCGATGTACTCCAACAGAACCCTGATGATctggatgatggagaggatgagagagcCAAACGCCAGGGAACCTGTGTGATACCTGAGCAGGGGAGTGAGGAGATGTCACTAACCAACCTTATTAAAATGTCGTCAAGATACCAACATATGTTCATGATGCTCCGTTGCATATCTGAACACCCAACTTGGCAAGGAACAGGAATGTAAACAGTCACACACACCTGAGTGATCTGCCAAGGGATGAGAAGATGGGGAAGGCAGGCATGTCGTCAGGCTTGACCAAGGCCCAGTAGTAGGAGGCAAAGGCCCCAGCCAGGGTCATCTGACCCAGCGCTGTCACAAAGTTGGCACACCAGAAGAACAGGAAGACGTTGTAGAACTGCAGGCCAATCAGGTACTTGTGGTAGACCGTCTCTCCACCGTAGAAGGCAAACAGACACTTAGAGTCTGGGCACTCCGCCTTCATACTGGAGGTGCTGAAGTTCTGGAGGAGACAGGTAGAGAAGAATCAACAGTTGACATTCTATCCATTGTATACACTTTTATCATGGAGGTGATCCGATGGTTCAATGTCTCTCCAATTAAGATCAGGCTGTTCGATGGTGATATACTGCATGGGCTAACAGAAAAGCAGGACTCACAGCTGGCTCGCAGATTTTCCTTGAGTGATCGCAGGCTGTCTCATTGAACACCTTATAGATGGGCTGATTGGAGGTGGACAGGAACCTGGCCAGAGGCTGTCAAGAACTACAGTATGACCCAGAGAACTACAAATCCCAGCAAGTACACATCAATCATTCAGAAGAGCATGTTGAGTTACTCAAGCTTATGAGTCATTTTTCTCCAAACATGAAGGATACACAGCGGTGACGGCCCAGTAGGCGATGACAATGGATAAGAGGGCAAAGGTGAACAAGGGGTAAAACAGGGCTGACATCACATACCCAATGGCCCTGTAAACAAAACATCACAGTTTAGCACTAGAAAGGTCTTATCCACCATCTATGTATTACGTCCCCATTTAAACCACAATGATCTAGCATTCAATGATCCATTTCCCATCCAATCCCATTAGAAAAGGCTGTAAGTGCAGAGAGCACTCCCGTTTCCTGACCTGCTGGCTTCTTTGATGAGAGCGATAGCGATGAGGATTCTATTCCTGAGGAAGATGAGCAGCAAAATGATGATGACCTCCACAATGGCCAGAATAATAACTAAAGAGAACGGGAGAGAGAAAAGGCATACAAACAAATGGAGAATTCAGTCACGGCCATTTATACAGGAATCCTAGTAGTCCTTAGTATCAGTTTATGCTTGCAATAACACTGCAATGCATTATATCTAAGGGTTTATAAAAGTTACCTGGCTAACATTGATCCTGCTTCATGATATACAGTATAACTCTAATGTATTGGCCCAGGTGTAGACCTCCTGAGCCACACTACCTGTAAGGTTGAAAGAAGGTTAGTGGGGAGACTTACTGAAGGCCAGCCAGGTCTGTCTGATATGCAGGTACACAGAGAAGTCTGTCTGGAAGCCCAGGTCCTTTAGAGTGACATTAGAGCCTGCCTCTGATTTCAGGCTAACATACTCCATGGAGCAGTGGAAGATGCCTGTGGTGCAATACAGAGCATGGCCACAATAGGAAAGTACAGCATTTAGATAGAGAGATGGGAAAGGGACACAGGAGATGGCTTTGTTGATTATAGAGTTCATAGAGACATGAACATTAAGAAACAACTAAAAATGGGACTTCTGTTGAACTGGTCTTTACCGTATCCAATGACCAGAATCACCATGACGATCATGACCCACACCATGATCCCGGCCAGGAAGCGCAGGAGGACGATGAAGAGGAGACTGATGAGCATGGCAATCACCAACCCTCTGAACCCCGACACAAAGACAGACTTTAGTGGCTACGTAACTGACTCTGTGCTGATCAAGTGCTTTGTAATTCAGTGTGAATGCATTACTGCACAATAGTGTCAAAGGGAAGATGCTGACTTACATTATGATCCAGTACCAGGACTGGGTGTAATCCTCAAAGATCTTCATGGCCACTTGTCGAGCTTCAATGACCACTGTGGCATTCCTATAGAAGAAAATACAGTGACCAATGCTGATTGTAGATGTAGCACTAGCACTCATCACAGGAAAACACCATGCAAATTCTATGGACTCACTTGACCCCCGCCACCAGATCTTTGGCATCTCTAATGTTCCCCTCCCCGTCATCAAACTTGGAGTTATTTCCCACAGTGATCTCCCCTCCCTTCTTCTGGCCCAGGGCAGGGAAGCACCTACGGGTGactggaggaagaggaaggggggTGAAGGAGAAGACACAGGACAATGAGGGAGTGCAGTAAAACAATGTCTTTCACTTTTTTCAAATTCCGGAAATGTGGAGGATGGGCTGGCCAGATGGAGGGTTGGGGAGTTCGACTCAGAGGAACGGAAGAAGGGCAGGTAGACAGGATAGGGGAGCAAAATAGACTAGAGTCGTACTTACAGGGTTTACTTGGCGTCAGCATGGCAGGACACAGGCCAGAACTCAGGATCTGTGTTACAGTCTAAAACACACATGAACATCCAGCACTTAGTATCTCAACCATTGGTGCGGCAACGTATATTCAAAGTTTGAATTGTTCACACTAAACTGCCACTGGGAACACTATTGTTGTAGAACAAAACACAGTCacattcttgacatttaattggCATTGTCATCCATGTTGATTTTGGAAAACTACTACGCCACCTATCTATTCCTTTCCACATGCTACTCACCAGCCCCTCTAGACCCTCCTTGCAGAAGTTCTTATAATACTTAAAGTCCTCTTTATTGGCGTAGGCCTTCAGGAGCGTCATGAACTTATCAGGGCATTTCTCCACACACATCTGATGGCAAAAGAAATGTAAGGCATGAGACAAGATAATACAAGTGCATAGGCATACATAAATAACATGGCGTTCAAGAATGTATCAACTGAAAACAAAGGTTCAGGTCACCTGTGTGGTTGGGCATTGGAACTCCAGCAGCACCATGGGACTGGCACACTTCATGATGTTGAAGTAGAACAGCAGGGGCTTCGtcctacaaaacacacacaaccagttgTTCAGAGAACAAGAGCAGGTTTAAAGAGAGTGAATGCCCAGGGGGAGAATGATGGAGACAATCAACACATGTGAGTGTTAGTGATTGTTATGTATTCCACTGTGCATGTATGGTGAGGGCAGAACTTACTCCAGAGGAGTGCCTGCCTGCCCACAGAACTGTCCTCTGCTGTCTGTGGGGTAGATCACCTTCCTGGGGTCtccctgggaccaggctaggggaGAAGGGAACCATCAACAACAAAGAAACAATCAAATACCAGACATCTTTAACACACAGACATGCTTTAGGTGAGCAGCACTCAGAGACAAAGCCAAGAGCATGACTCAGGGTATACCCAATATGGGGTCAGTTAAGCTTGTTTGTGCCTACAGGACACATTTACTTACCAAGAATTCCCACTGCAACATAGCCCAGTATGCAAATAATGAAGAGGATGCAGCATACAATGTCAGTGCAGCCCCTAGagtaaagagagggggagacatgGAAACATTATGGGAACAATAGGTTTTAGATGTGAATTATGTGCCGCCCTGACTACAGTGTGGATGAACTGGCAATCCTCTCACCTGTTATAGATGGGGCCTTTGAAGGTGGGGTCATACTTTTTTGGTTCACCTAGATGGAAAGAAAGCAAATATTGAAACATACAGTAGGAATGCCATGTCAGATGGTAAATGGCTTGCAGCGTAGAAGTTGAATGAAAGCGTACACACTGCAGGGCTGTCAAAAGACATTTAATAACCAAGATGCACTTTGACACTGTTCCATGTGGGGGTGTCTGCCTCCTAGTTATACATTTCATGGGGTAAACAGAGTGGATTGGCCACGAGTCAACATTCTGCTCCCTTTACTGTTGGTCAGATTACTTTTCCCTCAGGGCaggcacacctggcaacccaacAAATTCTTCTGTAGTGACTAAGCAGCCCTTCTGCAACATGAGAACCTGCAGTACCACAACACAGTCACCAGAGGTCAGCGACTCTGTGTGGGCACAACCTActcatcaaatcacatttttattgtaacatgcttcataaacaacaggtgtacactaacagtcaaatgcttacttgggggtccttttccaacaatgcagagttaagataaaatataaaaatagaaATGGTGGCACAAGGAATAATACACAGTGAATAccgaataacaataacgagtaaaaagTAACAttgttatatacagggagtaccactaccgagttgatgtgcaggggtacttgAGGTAGCTATCtacatcttaattggggaggatgggctggagcggaatggtatcaaatacatcaaacaaggtttccatgtgtttgatgtcattccatttgatccattacagccattattatgaaacatcctcccctcagcagcctcctgtgatctacatataggtagaggtaaagtgaccaGGCAACAGGATACataagacagtagcagcagcgtatgtggggAATGAACGTGTGTAATGTCTCCTTCAGCCGATGCTACATTTGATTGAAGGACATAAGACACACAAAATGACAGATTACCCTTTTCATCAGTATTGATTTCTTCTTAAAGGTAAATGTTGATTAATGCCATGAAAAAGGCTTTAAAAAATGATGTTCTTGTTAATGTTTCTTGATAACATCCCCCAAATTAAACTAGCCTATAAACCAGTGCACAATATCCTCTCCCTTTCATACCCAATATAATGTGTAACCTGGATCTGAACCCTGGGGTTCCAACAGGGTGAGGAGGAGCACAGAGAGTAGACTCTCCACATCTGGATCTGAACCCTGGAGTTCCAACAGGGTGAGGAGGAGCACAGAGAGTAGACTCCCCACATCTGGATCTGAACCCTGGAGTTCCAACAGGGTGAGGAGGAGCACAGAGAGTAGACTCCCCACATCTGGATCTGAACCCTGGAGTTCCAACAGGGTGAGGAGGAGCACAGAGAGTAGACTCTCCACATCTGCCATCATCCCACATAAATCAAAGTTAACTACAGTTACTGCACAAGGAGGGAATGGATATGTCATGAGCAAACTACATTCACTCATTGCCAGTTCTAAAGCCTCAGACGACCAAAAGAAGGCATTAATGTCAACTACATTTAGGTCTAGATGAGAAAAGGTACGATTATAACAATCAGTCAGAAGTGCTCAAGTTGAGCCATAGTGAATCGCAACTTCACAGAACATCAATAATCCCAGTCTTAAGGTGGTTGAACCACTGGGTCTAGACTAGATACTATAGAGTATGATGTTCAGCATGGCGGCCATTAATAATGCAGAGCAGTGGTCAGGGTGCTATTGCAGCATGCATTTTAGTGGGCCTGCTCCCAGAAAACATCAATCCACTGGACACAGCAGGTCCACAAGCACAGAGATACAGAGTCTGGATGTTAAAGTGTTAAATGGGCATAATCAGCCTGAGATGCCCATCAAAGACATGGTGGAAACAGCCTGCAGAGGGAGTGTAGGCTGGAGCAACATGAAGAAACATTTGCCCAAAACAACAGTGGCTGATGCATTTATATTTTATCAGGGCTGAAAGCAAACAATGTTTCCTGCCAATTTTTCAGTCCAGTCCTTATATACAGCAGCAGCATTTGATAAAGGAGAGAAAACATTGTTACACTGTTCACTTGCATTTCTCCACACACCTGTATAAATAGCAGGCTTAACCCACACCCATTCTCAGCCATGTTGTCATAATGCCGATACTAGAGGTCTAGTTTCACCCAGTGCCGCTCTTCTCTAGAGACAAATTACACCACCCATTAACAAGTTCCAACGGACAGATTCGTTAAAACATTAAAGCAGTGAGAAAAGCTCTCTCACTTCAAGAACAAAACTTAAGCTACAACCAAACCAGCCATCATAAAAGACACAAACAGCTTTTCACAAGGTTGAAAAAGGTAAAACCACAAGCTCTAATGAAACTAAAATCAAGTAGGAACAATTAGTAGTTACCATTCTTTCCGTAATAGGGTTGCTCAGGCATCTTTAAATTCCTTTCTGGTAGTCAACTTATAAATGACCGGAAAACTCTCCCACTTTTTCTTCAGCCCTTTTTTGCTTCACTTCCTTTTCCTGCCAACTGGTGTGTTTAAGAAAGTGAGAGCGACAGGTATTGTGGGGAGAAACTTGTCCGACCTGTCTGCAACAGCTCTGAGCACACCCCTGTTCCTCAGAGTCCACCCACTGTTTTTCCCCCAAACAGCTGCTAGCTCAAATCTCTGGTCCACCTGTTCCTTTCTCTTCCCCTTTCCCTCCACACAGAGCTCTTTTTGTCtgtgtttctctcactctctgccttTGTTCATGGCTTTCTCTACCTCTTTCACACTCCCCAGAGTTTGGTCAGGTAGCTCACCTACAGGGAGCACAACTGAGGCAAAATGGGTGGAGACAATTCCTTGTTTTTCACAACACTGACTCTCCCCTCCCCCTATGTGAAAGAGCTGCTGGATATCTTTGTGGATCCCAAAAAAACTACAAAGGAGTGATCAAAAGCATGTGTTTGGGGGAAAAACCAAAAAGCTGTTGTGTGCACTGGAGACTGATGAGACTTAGATGTGCTGGTTATAATACTGGATAGATGAGCGCATTAATCAAGATCTCCAGCCCTGAAGCTAATTTGACTGTCAAATGAACACAAAGCTATATATTTGATACCATATTTAACTTTTAGAGCTATCTTAAACagcaattctgatatttttccactaattggccttttgacaaatcagatcagctctgaaaagatCTGGGCCCATTGTTGGTTCTAACAATAAACtcagccttaagatgcttttgggaaactgggccctGATGTGAAAGATCTGATGtggttggtcaaaagaccaatttgtggaaaaaatatcagaattggactgcctgtgtaaacacagccttattTAATTATTTCTAACGGTCACTTCTTCTACGTTTGAAAAATTCTTGTCACACCAGGGCTGCGTTCAGTATGTTTTTATGTTCTGGAACATTCAACTGAACGGCCAGGTGAAAAAGGGGGTTGGATTGTCGGTTGGGGAACGCTGTATCATGGCCTCTGCCCTTTAAATACGTCACTCATTGCATCAAGGCACAACtcgccacacccaccaaacgggAGCAAATGtacctcaaagtctgttcaaAAACGTACAAAGCGTTTCTGCAACGTAGCAAACGTTCAAGCAAACTGAGCGCACCTCTGCCCAATGGATTATTCACAGGGTGCATTCAATTCAAAGCTGCTCATTAGGAAGTTCATTATAGCcaaagattgtctattatattgacaagatagacatgtgaccgctctaacaatggaaatgcgtatcctcaaagatggaaggcaggcaggaggatggaccattctagccaatgagaggtcccgtgtggctcagttggtagagcatggtgtttgcaacgccagggttgtgggtttgatttccaagggggaccagtacggaaaaaaaataaaaatatgaaatgtatgcactggataagagcgtctgctaaatgactaaaatgtaaatgtaatgtgaacaactggccatagagatagatagaggactcatttttgtatctgtgccattatagtgtctgtgacagcatggcaTCTCCATTTTAAGGTACTACATTTTCTTATTCTTTATTGGCTGATTACTtccaactcataggaatccccacccagttgactactttaaaatggtggaagtccTCAATGGCTAAATCAATCAGGGCTTGACATTCACTTTTTTAGCCAAGTAGGACAGATCTTTTTCATTGTCCGAAAGCTCAAGTCacttgtacccccccccccccccccccccccaaaaaaaatgccAAAAATATGACTGAAAATGTTTTGTATTATGCAAGtaaccacttcacaaaataacatTCATTATTATCACTGGTATTGGCAATGGAAGGCTGCTggtctgatcccatgtattatacagcATCTCCTGCCTTTgtggccttgagcaaggcacttcacccCCACAAAGTAAAATACGCACCAGAGTCAGCTTATCAAGGTCCTGTTGAGCAGCTGATTTTTTGCAATGTGCTATGTTCAAGCaaggctggagcaaaagcctgcacacccaatAGCACTCCTGAAATCTCCTGGAGCATGATTGGCCTCCCTGCAACAAtacaattacaaccaaatacgttttatgtctttataaaataattccctcattCAATGAACCAGGGATCAAATGGCTAAGGTGGGTGAGGTAGCTAACTAAGATGTTTATCTATTTATAAGGTTAAAATTTTCAGTGTTCAGGGGAGATCTTGACAGCATAAGAGTTACTTGTGAATAAGCCTAGTCTATTAATATTTTTGTAACTTTGTCAGAATTACATGGGCAGTATTGACATTTTGAGCGCTTGAGAGACGGTTTTACAACCAGAGTTTGCAGCATTGGTTTCAGCAACTGTGCAACCGTATCAACTGCATGTCGGCCATTTGCGATTATACACGAGTGCCGGTGGAAAGTTATTTTAGGACATCGGACATGACAATGACACTAATACATGCTAAAAGCTAGACAGTTAATGAGTTAATGATTGATATGATTTATTTAAGTGTTATACACCTACCGGTGCCCAGCCCAACTAGCGAGTTAGCCAATTCAAAACATATTGTGTAGTTTGGCTGGTTATCTAGTTAATCTGTTGTATATCATTATTTTACCTGCTGCGcaaatgtctttctctctctcctctggtaaTGGCCCACTGGAACGCAGGTGATACACACCATGACTTTTACAGGATTTTCATTGCTGACCAGAATTTGCTATAACTGGgcaaataactcactaactagcaatgaatatcaacaaatgtgcacatGCGGCTTGCTTCGATTTCAAAAACGCATCTTGCGACCGCAAGATGTAAAGGCCTTTCAATGCAGGCCTACAATATTATACTCAGATGCGCTCTGCTGAGATTGGGAGGACAGTGTGCAACACATTGCATCCAGAGGACACTGATCCAATTCTGATCAGAGTAACCTAATGTTTGATATTGTGATCTTTATGTGATTGTTTTTTACTTGTCCATTTGGACAACTTAAATCTATATTCTTCTTGTCCGACAATTGTTTTACTTGTCCCGGGCAAGAGGACAAGTGTTAATGTCGAGCCTTGTCaatgatgagtcctctatctatctctatgagaaCAGGCACAATGCCGATATAAAGTCCTTTTTGTTTTCAAAAGTTGCCGAAATGCCATGggcgtccacttatatcagtgcattcgtaacaacccaaccattatgaaac
This genomic stretch from Salmo trutta chromosome 32, fSalTru1.1, whole genome shotgun sequence harbors:
- the LOC115170537 gene encoding choline transporter-like protein 2 isoform X3, giving the protein MELEGEKPKYGEPKKYDPTFKGPIYNRGCTDIVCCILFIICILGYVAVGILAWSQGDPRKVIYPTDSRGQFCGQAGTPLETKPLLFYFNIMKCASPMVLLEFQCPTTQMCVEKCPDKFMTLLKAYANKEDFKYYKNFCKEGLEGLTVTQILSSGLCPAMLTPSKPFTRRCFPALGQKKGGEITVGNNSKFDDGEGNIRDAKDLVAGVKNATVVIEARQVAMKIFEDYTQSWYWIIIGLVIAMLISLLFIVLLRFLAGIMVWVMIVMVILVIGYGIFHCSMEYVSLKSEAGSNVTLKDLGFQTDFSVYLHIRQTWLAFIIILAIVEVIIILLLIFLRNRILIAIALIKEASRAIGYVMSALFYPLFTFALLSIVIAYWAVTAVFLSTSNQPIYKVFNETACDHSRKICEPANFSTSSMKAECPDSKCLFAFYGGETVYHKYLIGLQFYNVFLFFWCANFVTALGQMTLAGAFASYYWALVKPDDMPAFPIFSSLGRSLRYHTGSLAFGSLILSIIQIIRVLLEYIDHKLQGTQNKCTKFLLCCLKCCFWCLEKFIKFINRNAYIMVAIYGKNFCTSAKDAFFLLMRNMIRVAVLDKVTDFLLFLGKLLIVGLVGIFAFFFFSGRVKAFENTAPNLHYYWVPILTVVVGSYLIAHGFFSVYAMCVDTLFLCFLEDLERNDGSAERPYLMSDRLLRVLNKKNKPEPAE
- the LOC115170537 gene encoding choline transporter-like protein 2 isoform X4; translated protein: MPEQPYYGKNGEPKKYDPTFKGPIYNRGCTDIVCCILFIICILGYVAVGILAWSQGDPRKVIYPTDSRGQFCGQAGTPLETKPLLFYFNIMKCASPMVLLEFQCPTTQMCVEKCPDKFMTLLKAYANKEDFKYYKNFCKEGLEGLTVTQILSSGLCPAMLTPSKPFTRRCFPALGQKKGGEITVGNNSKFDDGEGNIRDAKDLVAGVKNATVVIEARQVAMKIFEDYTQSWYWIIIGLVIAMLISLLFIVLLRFLAGIMVWVMIVMVILVIGYGIFHCSMEYVSLKSEAGSNVTLKDLGFQTDFSVYLHIRQTWLAFIIILAIVEVIIILLLIFLRNRILIAIALIKEASRAIGYVMSALFYPLFTFALLSIVIAYWAVTAVFLSTSNQPIYKVFNETACDHSRKICEPANFSTSSMKAECPDSKCLFAFYGGETVYHKYLIGLQFYNVFLFFWCANFVTALGQMTLAGAFASYYWALVKPDDMPAFPIFSSLGRSLRYHTGSLAFGSLILSIIQIIRVLLEYIDHKLQGTQNKCTKFLLCCLKCCFWCLEKFIKFINRNAYIMVAIYGKNFCTSAKDAFFLLMRNMIRVAVLDKVTDFLLFLGKLLIVGLVGIFAFFFFSGRVKAFENTAPNLHYYWVPILTVVVGSYLIAHGFFSVYAMCVDTLFLCFLEDLERNDGSAERPYLMSDRLLRVLNKKNKPEPAE
- the LOC115170537 gene encoding choline transporter-like protein 2 isoform X1, which produces MELEGEKPKYGEPKKYDPTFKGPIYNRGCTDIVCCILFIICILGYVAVGILAWSQGDPRKVIYPTDSRGQFCGQAGTPLETKPLLFYFNIMKCASPMVLLEFQCPTTQMCVEKCPDKFMTLLKAYANKEDFKYYKNFCKEGLEGLTVTQILSSGLCPAMLTPSKPFTRRCFPALGQKKGGEITVGNNSKFDDGEGNIRDAKDLVAGVKNATVVIEARQVAMKIFEDYTQSWYWIIIGLVIAMLISLLFIVLLRFLAGIMVWVMIVMVILVIGYGIFHCSMEYVSLKSEAGSNVTLKDLGFQTDFSVYLHIRQTWLAFIIILAIVEVIIILLLIFLRNRILIAIALIKEASRAIGYVMSALFYPLFTFALLSIVIAYWAVTAVFLSTSNQPIYKVFNETACDHSRKICEPANFSTSSMKAECPDSKCLFAFYGGETVYHKYLIGLQFYNVFLFFWCANFVTALGQMTLAGAFASYYWALVKPDDMPAFPIFSSLGRSLRYHTGSLAFGSLILSIIQIIRVLLEYIDHKLQGTQNKCTKFLLCCLKCCFWCLEKFIKFINRNAYIMVAIYGKNFCTSAKDAFFLLMRNMIRVAVLDKVTDFLLFLGKLLIVGLVGIFAFFFFSGRVKAFENTAPNLHYYWVPILTVVVGSYLIAHGFFSVYAMCVDTLFLCFCEDLERNDGSLARPYYMSASLHDILSENKAVEVTEEPTQSSLHQPDDQDVQLKQ